From the genome of Elusimicrobiota bacterium, one region includes:
- a CDS encoding restriction endonuclease subunit S has translation MPEIVADNISIINSSELEGATRIDAEYYQPEYLRKEKAIKQLAFGYSYLKTLLEKDKSISGGATPLGANYKDKGVPFLRVQNVMPNYLDLSDVVYIDNEIHERLLKRSQIKQQDVLLTITGVSYGKSCVYPYNEPANINQHSVLIRTNQNRLLPEFLSTFLNCKYGKYQNDRKITGMTRPGLLYSELKYLLVPNLSNGFQKDIQEIVKKATVLIEKSKGLYFQAETLLLEQLGLSKINFDNDICCEVNSGDTITVNRIDAEYYQPQYEQLIKALKKYPCQTLGQLCKLVKGIEPGGAEYCEKGKPFIRVSNLTKHEINNDNQQYLSEATYKELKEDYQPRKGEILLSKDATPGITYHLKNDIECIVSSGILRLQLSSKIRKEYLCSFLNSMIGQMQIQRDAGGSIINHWKPEQVRNTVIPILPGKVQDKIEQLCLESFTAREKSKQLLTQAKQKVEDMIDGKCGNGV, from the coding sequence ATGCCGGAAATTGTTGCTGATAACATATCAATAATCAATAGTTCTGAGTTGGAAGGCGCTACCCGTATTGATGCGGAGTATTATCAACCGGAATATTTAAGAAAAGAGAAGGCAATAAAACAACTTGCTTTTGGATATTCATATTTGAAAACTCTATTGGAAAAGGACAAGTCAATTTCAGGAGGAGCAACTCCATTAGGCGCAAATTATAAAGATAAAGGAGTGCCATTTCTAAGAGTGCAAAATGTTATGCCCAATTATCTGGATTTATCCGATGTGGTTTATATAGATAATGAAATTCATGAAAGATTGCTGAAGAGGTCTCAAATAAAACAGCAAGATGTTTTACTTACTATAACCGGAGTATCTTATGGAAAATCCTGTGTTTATCCTTATAATGAGCCTGCAAATATAAATCAGCATTCAGTACTGATACGGACTAATCAAAACAGGTTGCTTCCTGAATTCTTATCAACTTTCCTGAACTGTAAATATGGGAAATATCAGAATGATAGAAAAATCACAGGGATGACCCGCCCAGGGTTATTGTATTCGGAATTAAAGTATTTATTAGTACCGAACCTCAGTAATGGATTTCAGAAAGATATACAGGAAATTGTTAAAAAAGCAACTGTTCTAATAGAAAAATCAAAAGGACTCTATTTCCAAGCAGAAACTTTGCTTTTGGAACAGTTGGGATTGTCAAAGATAAATTTTGATAATGATATTTGTTGTGAAGTAAATTCAGGCGACACAATAACAGTAAACCGCATTGATGCCGAATATTATCAACCTCAATATGAGCAATTAATAAAGGCCCTAAAAAAATATCCATGTCAAACATTAGGACAACTATGTAAATTAGTTAAAGGGATAGAACCGGGCGGGGCTGAATATTGCGAAAAAGGAAAACCTTTTATTCGAGTAAGCAATCTAACAAAACATGAAATCAATAACGATAATCAGCAGTACTTATCAGAGGCCACCTACAAAGAACTGAAAGAGGATTATCAACCCAGAAAAGGTGAAATATTATTATCAAAAGACGCCACCCCGGGTATCACATACCATTTAAAAAACGATATTGAATGTATAGTTTCAAGTGGTATTTTACGTCTTCAATTATCATCAAAAATCAGGAAGGAATATCTTTGTTCGTTTCTTAATTCAATGATAGGGCAGATGCAGATACAACGCGATGCTGGCGGGTCAATCATAAACCACTGGAAACCCGAACAAGTGAGAAATACAGTAATTCCGATTTTACCGGGAAAAGTGCAGGATAAAATTGAACAGCTTTGCCTTGAATCCTTTACGGCTCGGGAGAAATCAAAACAATTGTTAACACAAGCCAAACAAAAAGTGGAAGATATGATTGATGGGAAATGCGGGAATGGGGTATAA
- the tcmP gene encoding three-Cys-motif partner protein TcmP, with protein sequence MKNCEHDNCKDKDDNYTILGEDGLTVQCVGPWAEEKYDYLTRYLNASQEARRKFFKEGNAIFIDLFSGPGKCIIKDDKKEIDGGCLRALSLEVPFNEYYLLDISEENLSALRKRTQLSKNCFLRLGDSNLLVKDLLKELLTKPYRYHFAYIDPFGPDGLKFDTLKELAKLKRMDMLIHFPIGAMKRNIPNWLKQEDTILDQFLGTNKWRNVIKNVQNSKSNIYKTLIDIFKEQLLGIGYPKEGLGIIDPYGQIDLSLSSIPVRNTKEVNMYTLILIAKHKLAQKLWNSVIKKDLYGNRSLF encoded by the coding sequence ATGAAAAATTGTGAACATGACAATTGTAAGGATAAGGATGACAACTATACGATTTTGGGCGAGGATGGTTTGACTGTTCAATGTGTCGGTCCATGGGCTGAAGAAAAATACGATTATTTGACCAGGTATTTAAATGCATCTCAAGAAGCAAGAAGAAAATTCTTTAAAGAAGGCAATGCTATATTCATTGATTTATTTTCTGGTCCAGGGAAATGTATTATTAAAGATGACAAGAAAGAAATTGATGGTGGGTGTTTGAGAGCATTATCACTAGAAGTCCCTTTTAATGAATATTATTTATTGGATATTTCGGAAGAGAATCTTAGCGCTTTAAGAAAAAGGACACAATTGTCGAAAAACTGTTTTTTAAGATTAGGGGATTCAAATTTATTAGTCAAGGATTTATTGAAAGAATTATTAACGAAACCGTATAGGTATCATTTCGCGTATATAGACCCGTTTGGTCCTGATGGATTGAAATTTGATACCTTAAAAGAATTAGCAAAACTAAAAAGAATGGATATGCTGATCCATTTTCCTATAGGTGCAATGAAAAGAAATATTCCTAATTGGTTAAAACAGGAAGACACAATCTTGGATCAATTTTTAGGTACAAATAAATGGCGTAATGTGATAAAAAATGTTCAAAACTCAAAATCAAATATATACAAAACGTTAATAGATATTTTCAAAGAGCAGCTTTTAGGTATCGGATATCCAAAAGAAGGGTTAGGGATAATTGACCCTTACGGACAAATTGATCTTAGCCTTTCTTCAATCCCGGTTAGAAATACTAAAGAAGTGAATATGTATACATTAATCTTAATCGCGAAACACAAATTGGCTCAGAAATTATGGAATAGTGTAATCAAGAAAGATTTATATGGAAATAGGAGTCTTTTTTAA
- a CDS encoding radical SAM protein, which yields MQAITRKSLLYHSGVEYADYCLNHVEGCSHGCKYPCYAFMMKKRCGVVKTYEDWCKPKIVSNAIQLLNKEIPKYKDKIKYVHLCFSTDPFMYQQDEIQELSLEIIDLLNLNGIRCTTLTKGTYPKELAKRNGYSTNNEYGITLVSLNEKFRKQFEPNTSKFADRIQSLRHLHDKGFKTWVSMEPYPTPNIAVQDLMEILTAVSFVDKIIFGRLNYNAKSSEYSLVKDYYNNLADTVIDFCGNNNIEYHIKHGTQQH from the coding sequence ATGCAAGCAATTACACGAAAATCATTACTGTATCACAGCGGTGTAGAATACGCCGATTATTGTTTGAACCACGTAGAAGGTTGTTCGCATGGATGCAAATATCCCTGTTATGCTTTTATGATGAAAAAACGGTGTGGTGTGGTAAAAACGTACGAAGACTGGTGTAAACCCAAGATTGTTTCAAACGCCATACAATTATTGAATAAAGAAATACCTAAATATAAAGACAAAATAAAATATGTCCACCTCTGTTTTTCTACTGACCCATTTATGTACCAACAAGACGAAATACAAGAACTTAGTTTAGAAATTATCGATTTGTTGAACCTAAACGGAATCCGGTGTACAACTTTAACAAAAGGTACTTACCCAAAAGAACTTGCAAAACGGAATGGGTACAGTACAAATAATGAATATGGTATAACGTTGGTCTCATTGAACGAAAAGTTTAGAAAACAGTTTGAACCCAATACCTCGAAATTCGCGGATAGAATCCAGTCACTAAGACACTTGCATGATAAAGGCTTCAAAACATGGGTGAGTATGGAGCCTTATCCCACACCAAACATTGCAGTACAAGATTTAATGGAAATACTAACCGCAGTGTCATTCGTCGACAAGATCATATTTGGCCGGCTTAATTACAATGCTAAATCGTCGGAGTATAGCTTGGTTAAAGATTATTATAATAACTTGGCAGATACAGTGATAGATTTCTGTGGAAACAACAATATTGAATACCATATCAAACATGGTACGCAACAGCACTAA
- a CDS encoding AAA family ATPase: protein MLNRLEVQGFKSIKKLNLKLDSLNVLIGANGVGKSNLMSLFSLLYQLAKRNFQVHIGRSGGADSLLYFGRKTTNELLVTVSLKEIDYEIVCTPTLDNLLIFSKENMVLRSPIRKTRLSVSLGKGHRETNIEKGISRNGVKQLINVLLGLKVYHFNDTSASSKMKQLNNVNDNVFLKTDASNIASFIFLLRQKHPKHYNNIVDTIQMVAPFFDDFILRNNPFDNQQIQLEWKEKGSDAYFNAHSFSDGTLRFICLATLLLQPNLPSVVLLDEPELGLHPSAITILAGLLKSASTKTQVIVSTQSVTLVNQFKPENIIVVDRDESQSTFKRLSQNDTNLWLEEYGLGDLWEKNIIGGRP, encoded by the coding sequence ATGCTCAATCGTTTAGAAGTACAAGGGTTTAAGTCTATAAAAAAACTGAACTTAAAGCTGGATTCGTTGAATGTACTCATCGGAGCGAATGGTGTCGGGAAATCCAATTTGATGTCTTTATTCAGTTTACTATACCAGTTAGCTAAGCGTAATTTTCAAGTTCATATTGGTAGGTCAGGTGGAGCGGATTCATTATTGTATTTTGGCCGAAAAACGACAAATGAGTTGTTGGTAACAGTGTCGCTAAAAGAAATTGATTACGAAATAGTATGTACCCCTACTTTAGACAACCTATTGATATTTTCAAAAGAAAATATGGTTTTACGAAGTCCAATTCGTAAAACACGGTTAAGTGTATCATTGGGTAAAGGACACAGAGAGACAAACATTGAAAAAGGAATATCAAGAAACGGAGTTAAACAACTAATAAATGTCTTGCTCGGATTGAAAGTGTATCATTTCAATGATACTAGCGCGAGTTCAAAGATGAAACAATTGAATAATGTAAATGATAATGTTTTTTTAAAAACAGATGCGTCTAACATTGCTTCTTTCATATTTCTGTTGAGACAAAAACATCCTAAGCATTACAACAATATCGTAGATACAATCCAGATGGTTGCACCGTTTTTTGACGATTTCATTTTACGTAACAATCCGTTCGATAACCAACAAATTCAGTTAGAATGGAAAGAGAAAGGCTCGGACGCATACTTTAATGCGCATTCGTTTTCAGACGGAACATTACGTTTTATCTGTTTGGCGACATTACTATTACAACCCAATTTACCCTCTGTTGTATTACTTGATGAACCGGAACTGGGCCTTCACCCGTCTGCAATAACAATACTTGCAGGATTATTGAAAAGCGCGTCAACGAAAACGCAGGTGATTGTATCAACTCAATCAGTAACATTAGTAAATCAATTCAAGCCTGAAAATATTATTGTTGTTGATAGAGACGAATCGCAATCAACGTTTAAACGGTTAAGCCAGAACGATACCAATTTGTGGTTAGAAGAATATGGTTTGGGAGATTTGTGGGAGAAGAATATCATTGGTGGTAGGCCGTAA
- a CDS encoding DUF4276 family protein translates to MKRVLILVEGQTEEKFVNDVLIPGFSQKGLYCIPVLATTKRVKIGSDFKGGIVSYQKTKNDILRLLQDTNAIVVTTMIDYYGFSSLVPFRASIKGINCFERVMSLEALFKNDINHDKFLPYLQLHEFEAMVFVSPKEAAEALTEVRKVADVEKVKQQFHSPEEINDNPTTTPSKRLENIFHSYEKPLHGPLITKRIGLDNIRKECKHFNDWCTTLENL, encoded by the coding sequence ATGAAAAGAGTGTTAATTCTGGTAGAAGGCCAAACTGAAGAAAAGTTTGTTAATGATGTCCTCATTCCCGGTTTTTCCCAAAAAGGGTTATATTGTATACCAGTACTTGCTACAACAAAACGAGTAAAAATAGGTTCGGATTTTAAAGGGGGGATAGTGTCTTATCAAAAGACGAAGAACGATATTCTACGCCTTCTTCAAGATACTAATGCAATTGTTGTAACAACGATGATTGATTATTACGGATTCTCATCACTTGTCCCGTTCCGCGCATCAATTAAAGGAATTAATTGTTTCGAAAGAGTTATGTCACTTGAAGCTTTATTCAAGAATGATATTAATCATGACAAGTTTCTTCCGTACCTGCAATTGCACGAGTTTGAAGCTATGGTATTTGTTTCTCCCAAAGAGGCCGCAGAGGCACTAACCGAAGTAAGAAAAGTAGCGGATGTTGAAAAAGTAAAACAACAGTTTCATTCGCCCGAGGAAATTAATGATAATCCAACTACTACTCCTTCAAAACGGCTAGAAAATATATTTCATTCATACGAAAAACCTTTACATGGACCGCTTATAACAAAAAGGATAGGGTTAGACAATATTCGCAAGGAATGTAAGCATTTCAACGATTGGTGCACAACTTTAGAAAATCTGTAA